The Blastomonas fulva genome contains a region encoding:
- a CDS encoding PD-(D/E)XK nuclease family protein — protein sequence MPDPVQTSVYAIGAQRGFADVLASGLLGRFGKDPLGLARVTLLIPNHRAGRAITEALVRHAANGLLLPRMALIGDIDLDESLGALLDPLGEGEMVSPAVDPLERRFRLAAIIAREGAGRPGAQDPAEALRLAAEYARVLDQLQIEEKTLDQLDAVDVESDLADHWAQARDLFVRVGRAWQRELATQGRIDPAERRNRLLAKTAERWRVSPPDSAVIAAGITTAAPAVGRLLRSIAHLPQGMVVLPGLDLEMDDALWEAIGSPVPVTIPGEAPPAERPAITHPQYHLKQLLNAMDISRDEVQPWLSEPRTGLVADRANLLRSIFLPARLSDRWVTLAATERRTKGIRIIEAETPDEEAQTIALLVRQALDIPARRIAIVTPDRTLAARIIAHLRRWNIEADDSAGEALPVTPPGRFLLAVAHCLAEDFAPVELLDLLKHPLAQPGEGRLAWLDQVRALDIRLRGPRPAQGLRGIDASIGQPELREWWGGAKALLAPIAQFPRDPQPLSSVIAEIVATAEALSGQAVWNGIAGRCASDLVQQLLARTGSHDPLVTSTQAATILSRLMAEKAVRPPFGKHPRVAIYGLLEARLQSADLVICAGLNEGVWPQIPSPDPWLAPMVRNALGLPPLEMRVGLSAQDLAGALASPEVVLTRARRDGSAPTVASRFLLRLQAVAPDKDMEDAGTLALARALDRRMPQVRIEKPSPRPTPAQRAVRLSVTELDRLRADPFAFYAKRILALRSLDPVDAEPSAAWRGTLVHEILELWHKEDGLDPVVLVPRANLFLARANVHPLIKALWRPRLVAGLEWIVQQTLDNAESGRRMIDAERSGEMVIDGVKISGKADRIDRMPDGTLAIVDYKTGKPPSAAQVETGFALQLGLLGLMAERGGFNADTERAPITGSAGVFEYWSLTRHKDSETGFGYIDSPVLQGRRKSGLPADAIVPTSEKFLREALANWILGDAPFEAKLVPDHALYTEYDQLMRLAEWYGRQDGRTGGNTA from the coding sequence ATGCCTGACCCTGTCCAGACCAGCGTCTATGCCATCGGGGCGCAGCGCGGGTTTGCGGATGTTCTGGCGAGCGGGCTGCTCGGCCGATTCGGCAAGGACCCGCTTGGCCTTGCCCGCGTCACGCTGCTGATCCCCAACCACCGCGCGGGGCGGGCGATCACCGAGGCGCTGGTGCGGCATGCGGCGAACGGCCTGCTGCTGCCGCGCATGGCGTTGATCGGCGATATCGATCTCGACGAGAGCCTGGGCGCTTTGCTCGATCCGCTGGGCGAGGGCGAGATGGTGTCGCCTGCGGTCGATCCGCTCGAGCGTCGCTTCCGGCTGGCGGCGATCATCGCGCGCGAGGGCGCAGGGCGGCCCGGCGCGCAGGACCCTGCAGAGGCTCTCAGGCTTGCGGCGGAATATGCGCGCGTGCTCGACCAGTTGCAGATCGAGGAGAAGACGCTCGACCAGCTCGACGCGGTCGATGTCGAGTCCGACCTCGCCGACCACTGGGCGCAGGCCCGCGACCTGTTCGTCCGTGTGGGGCGCGCCTGGCAGCGGGAGCTTGCCACCCAGGGGCGGATCGATCCTGCCGAACGACGCAACCGGTTGCTCGCCAAGACCGCCGAGCGCTGGCGGGTGAGCCCGCCCGACAGCGCGGTAATCGCCGCCGGTATCACCACGGCAGCCCCGGCTGTTGGGCGATTGCTGCGCAGCATTGCGCATCTGCCGCAGGGCATGGTGGTGCTTCCGGGGCTTGATCTGGAGATGGATGATGCCCTGTGGGAAGCGATCGGTTCGCCGGTCCCGGTGACCATTCCGGGCGAAGCGCCGCCTGCCGAACGTCCCGCGATCACCCATCCGCAATATCATCTCAAGCAGCTGTTGAACGCGATGGACATCAGCCGCGATGAGGTCCAGCCGTGGCTGTCCGAACCGCGCACCGGGCTGGTCGCCGATCGCGCCAATTTGCTGCGCAGCATTTTCCTGCCCGCAAGGCTCAGCGACCGCTGGGTCACGCTGGCGGCAACCGAGCGCCGCACAAAGGGCATCCGGATCATCGAAGCAGAAACGCCCGATGAGGAAGCGCAGACCATTGCCTTGCTGGTGCGCCAGGCGCTCGACATACCCGCGCGCCGCATCGCGATCGTGACGCCGGACCGCACGCTTGCCGCGCGGATCATTGCGCATCTCAGGCGCTGGAACATCGAGGCGGATGACAGCGCGGGCGAGGCTTTGCCGGTGACGCCGCCGGGGCGTTTCCTGCTGGCGGTGGCGCACTGCCTGGCCGAAGATTTCGCGCCGGTCGAACTGCTCGATCTGCTCAAGCATCCACTGGCCCAGCCGGGTGAGGGCAGGCTTGCCTGGCTCGATCAGGTGCGCGCGCTCGACATAAGGCTGCGCGGGCCCCGGCCCGCCCAGGGGCTGCGCGGGATCGATGCCAGCATCGGCCAACCCGAGCTTCGCGAATGGTGGGGCGGCGCCAAGGCGCTGCTGGCGCCGATCGCGCAATTCCCGCGCGATCCGCAGCCGCTGTCTAGCGTCATCGCCGAGATTGTCGCCACGGCCGAGGCACTTAGCGGCCAAGCCGTTTGGAACGGCATCGCCGGGCGCTGCGCGTCCGATCTTGTGCAGCAACTGCTCGCACGCACCGGCAGCCATGACCCGCTGGTGACAAGCACCCAGGCTGCAACCATCCTGTCGCGGCTGATGGCCGAGAAGGCTGTGCGCCCGCCCTTTGGCAAGCACCCGCGCGTTGCGATCTACGGTCTGCTCGAGGCGCGCTTGCAGAGCGCCGATCTCGTCATCTGTGCCGGTTTGAACGAGGGCGTATGGCCGCAGATCCCGTCGCCCGATCCCTGGCTGGCACCGATGGTGCGCAACGCGCTCGGGTTGCCGCCGCTGGAGATGCGCGTCGGGCTTTCGGCGCAGGATCTGGCAGGCGCGCTCGCTTCTCCCGAGGTGGTGCTCACCCGTGCGCGCCGCGATGGCAGCGCACCCACGGTCGCCTCGCGCTTCCTGCTGCGTCTGCAGGCGGTCGCGCCCGACAAGGACATGGAGGATGCCGGCACGCTGGCGCTGGCGCGCGCGCTCGACCGGCGCATGCCACAGGTGCGAATCGAAAAGCCGTCACCGCGACCCACGCCCGCGCAGCGCGCAGTCAGGCTCTCGGTAACCGAGCTCGATCGGCTGCGCGCCGATCCCTTCGCCTTCTATGCCAAGCGGATACTCGCGTTGCGATCGCTCGACCCGGTCGATGCCGAACCCAGTGCGGCGTGGCGCGGCACGCTGGTGCACGAGATTCTTGAGCTTTGGCACAAGGAGGATGGGCTCGATCCCGTGGTGCTGGTGCCGCGCGCCAATCTGTTCCTTGCACGGGCCAACGTCCACCCGCTGATCAAGGCGCTGTGGCGGCCCAGGCTGGTCGCGGGGCTCGAATGGATCGTCCAGCAGACGCTCGACAATGCCGAGTCCGGACGCAGGATGATCGATGCCGAACGCAGCGGCGAGATGGTCATCGATGGGGTGAAGATTTCGGGCAAGGCCGACCGCATCGACCGGATGCCAGACGGAACCCTCGCGATAGTCGATTACAAGACCGGCAAGCCGCCCTCTGCCGCGCAGGTGGAAACCGGCTTTGCGCTGCAACTGGGGCTGCTGGGGCTGATGGCCGAGCGCGGCGGGTTCAACGCAGATACCGAGCGCGCCCCGATCACCGGCAGCGCCGGGGTTTTCGAATATTGGTCGCTCACCCGCCACAAGGACAGTGAAACCGGTTTCGGCTATATCGACAGCCCGGTGCTACAGGGCCGCAGGAAGAGCGGTCTGCCCGCCGATGCCATCGTCCCGACCAGCGAAAAGTTCCTCCGCGAGGCGCTGGCCAACTGGATATTGGGCGATGCGCCGTTCGAGGCCAAGCTGGTGCCCGACCATGCGCTCTACACCGAATATGACCAGCTGATGCGGCTTGCCGAATGGTACGGCCGACAGGATGGTCGCACAGGGGGCAACACGGCATGA
- a CDS encoding nucleotidyltransferase family protein → MVMAAGLGKRMRPLTITTPKPLVRVGGKPLIDHVMTHLAEAGMQRVIVNVHYLADALEAHLKARDYPFEVMISDEREQLLETGGGLVKALPMIQEDPFFCLNSDNVWLESARSCFDELRAAWDDSRMDALLLLVPHSRAANYQGVGDFHLDQMGRIIRRRSGRVAPYIYTGIQLLSRRLLAGAPEGAFSTNILWNRAMAEERLYGIAHLGQWFDVGTPGAIEPTAEALLNA, encoded by the coding sequence ATGGTGATGGCTGCCGGGCTCGGCAAGCGCATGCGGCCGCTCACCATCACCACCCCCAAGCCGCTGGTGCGCGTGGGCGGCAAGCCGCTGATCGACCATGTCATGACGCACCTTGCCGAAGCCGGGATGCAGCGCGTCATCGTCAACGTGCATTATCTCGCCGACGCGCTCGAGGCGCACCTCAAGGCGCGCGATTATCCGTTCGAGGTGATGATCTCCGATGAACGCGAGCAGTTGCTCGAGACCGGTGGCGGGCTGGTCAAGGCGTTGCCGATGATTCAAGAGGATCCGTTCTTCTGCCTCAACAGCGACAATGTCTGGCTGGAGAGCGCGCGCTCGTGCTTTGACGAGTTGCGCGCGGCATGGGACGACAGCCGCATGGATGCGCTGCTGCTGCTGGTGCCGCACAGCCGCGCGGCAAATTATCAGGGAGTGGGCGATTTCCACCTCGACCAGATGGGCCGGATCATCCGTCGCCGTTCGGGGCGGGTCGCGCCCTATATCTATACCGGTATCCAGCTGCTTTCGCGGCGGCTGCTGGCGGGTGCTCCCGAGGGGGCATTCTCGACCAACATCCTGTGGAACCGCGCCATGGCCGAGGAACGGTTGTACGGCATCGCGCATCTGGGCCAGTGGTTCGATGTCGGCACGCCCGGCGCGATCGAGCCCACGGCCGAGGCCCTGTTGAATGCCTGA
- a CDS encoding aminoglycoside phosphotransferase family protein, with translation MNERDSVIRGFAEAAGWGGAEIAPIPGDASFRRYFRVIEADRRAILMDAPPPEEDPRPFIDVARYLTAHGLRAPEIIAADAEAGLVLLEDFGDVRMRETVDASDAETERTIYAKAIETLAHLHQRPAASVPLYDRAVYQREAGLLTEWYCAARGLDVDVAGYVRAWDQVLDAMDASAPQVTVLRDYHAENIMLLDDGKQGLLDFQDALVGDPAYDLVSLLQDARRDVAPALEAEMIAHYRALANPAYDFDTAYHVLGAQRNAKIVGIFVRLWKRDGKPRYPLMIPRVWEAMERDLKHSSLAPVAAWFDANIPAELRDPRATLGGEFAL, from the coding sequence TTGAACGAGCGTGATTCGGTTATCCGGGGTTTTGCCGAGGCGGCAGGTTGGGGCGGTGCAGAGATCGCACCAATCCCCGGCGATGCCTCGTTTCGCCGTTATTTCCGGGTGATCGAGGCGGATCGTCGCGCGATCCTGATGGATGCGCCGCCGCCGGAGGAAGACCCGCGGCCGTTCATCGATGTCGCACGCTACCTGACCGCACATGGCCTGCGCGCGCCAGAGATCATCGCGGCCGATGCCGAAGCCGGGCTGGTGCTGCTCGAGGACTTTGGCGATGTCCGCATGCGCGAGACGGTCGATGCTTCTGACGCCGAAACCGAGCGCACGATCTATGCCAAGGCGATCGAAACGCTCGCGCATCTGCACCAGCGCCCCGCTGCCAGCGTGCCGCTATACGATCGCGCTGTCTACCAGCGCGAGGCCGGGCTGCTGACCGAATGGTATTGTGCCGCGCGCGGGCTGGATGTCGATGTTGCGGGCTATGTCCGCGCCTGGGATCAGGTGCTCGATGCGATGGATGCGTCTGCGCCGCAGGTCACGGTGCTGCGCGATTATCACGCCGAGAACATCATGCTGCTGGACGATGGCAAGCAGGGGCTGCTCGATTTCCAGGACGCGCTGGTGGGCGATCCGGCCTATGATCTGGTCTCGCTGCTGCAGGATGCGCGCCGCGATGTTGCACCCGCTTTGGAGGCCGAGATGATCGCGCATTATCGCGCCCTGGCCAATCCGGCCTATGATTTCGACACCGCCTATCATGTGCTTGGCGCGCAGCGGAATGCCAAGATCGTCGGCATTTTCGTGCGGCTGTGGAAGCGCGACGGCAAGCCGCGCTATCCGCTGATGATCCCGCGCGTATGGGAGGCAATGGAGCGCGATCTCAAGCACTCCTCGCTGGCGCCTGTCGCAGCCTGGTTTGACGCCAATATCCCGGCAGAATTGCGCGATCCTCGCGCCACCCTCGGCGGCGAGTTCGCGCTGTGA
- the tsaE gene encoding tRNA (adenosine(37)-N6)-threonylcarbamoyltransferase complex ATPase subunit type 1 TsaE, translating into MTLQIASLEAMQALGTALAEVAQPGDVIALSGDLGAGKSTLARAILLALGFAGEVPSPTFALILPYDPPEVRIPVIHADFYRLDGAMELDELGLDAGDPALLIAEWPERVGGLDGPDTLELRIEGTDASERTITAQAGSNWHARWQQIAGDRS; encoded by the coding sequence ATGACGCTGCAGATCGCATCGCTGGAGGCCATGCAGGCGTTGGGAACGGCGCTGGCCGAGGTCGCACAGCCAGGGGATGTCATCGCGCTGTCGGGTGATCTGGGCGCGGGCAAATCGACGCTGGCGCGCGCGATCCTGTTGGCGCTCGGCTTTGCTGGCGAGGTGCCCAGTCCGACCTTTGCGCTGATCCTGCCCTATGATCCGCCAGAGGTCCGCATTCCGGTGATCCATGCCGATTTCTACCGGCTCGATGGCGCGATGGAGCTCGACGAGCTGGGGCTCGATGCGGGCGATCCGGCGCTGCTCATCGCCGAATGGCCCGAGCGGGTTGGTGGCCTTGATGGGCCGGACACGCTGGAATTGCGGATCGAGGGCACCGATGCTAGCGAGCGCACGATTACTGCGCAGGCCGGATCGAACTGGCACGCGCGCTGGCAGCAGATTGCAGGTGACAGGTCTTGA
- a CDS encoding sensor histidine kinase, whose protein sequence is MLIGNGSMLVIALVFAGWTGAAIWALVTGLQMRRSASTARRQLRRLTRLVDSGPAVPLIVRSDSRIEGPEKVARWLGLAKLPPYLSELAQEDKGLPRDALDALGKQITTAQKSGAPFETAVTALGSNRRLRIEGKLADPQTIAPGAVLLWLYDATESETRMAALADAEAEAKRAFDALSGLIEAAPIPMWFRREDLSLLLVNTAYVRAVGGQDAADVVQAGQELVETIDGLTPMAVAARAIESNAPSSRTVTTTIAGTRRAMEIVDLPIRGRGVAGYAIDVHDLILARQATDRFRDAQRDMLDNLSAGVAQFDAQRRLIFVNQPFVRMFALKPQWLQDGLEFERLIDRMREAGRVPEVRDFPVWRDEKREWFHSAEPKEEVWLIPDGTHLRAIAQPTPDNGLLLVFEDRTEQVQLASARDTLLRVRTATFNNLFEALAVFTSDGRLHLWNTRFGAVWDVEEGVLAQHPRADELLKAIAPRLKRPAQISALREVIRAATLDRVQRAGQLVMKDGRVFDFVGIPLPDASALFTMIDVSDAKKMEDALRERNEALVEADAIKTRFLANMSYEFRTPLTSIGGFAELLASGVAGPLSEQGQDYAKAIIDSVERLSAQINMVLDLSQSQAGTLPLKLELTDIGALLVDVAKGAAGLAGGRNIALELDVKGQPGSAEVDRARFGQAIAAVVDNALRYTQEGGRVLLLGDRFRGKLRIVVSDNGPGLDARAQARALDGVLQADEAGGKPLQKRSGLGLPLAKNLIEAHGGRMELMSEPGAGTIVTILMP, encoded by the coding sequence ATGCTGATCGGCAACGGCAGCATGCTGGTGATTGCGCTTGTCTTCGCAGGCTGGACCGGCGCAGCGATCTGGGCACTGGTGACCGGGCTGCAGATGCGAAGGTCGGCCAGCACCGCGCGGCGCCAGTTGCGCAGGCTCACGCGGCTGGTCGATTCAGGGCCCGCAGTCCCGCTGATCGTGCGGTCGGATTCGCGGATCGAGGGACCTGAAAAGGTCGCGCGCTGGCTGGGCCTTGCCAAACTGCCGCCGTATCTGTCCGAGCTGGCGCAGGAGGACAAGGGCCTGCCGCGCGATGCGCTCGACGCCTTGGGCAAGCAGATCACCACCGCGCAGAAGAGCGGTGCGCCGTTCGAGACCGCGGTCACCGCTCTGGGGTCGAACCGGCGGCTGCGGATCGAAGGCAAGCTAGCCGACCCGCAGACGATCGCGCCGGGGGCGGTGCTGCTGTGGCTCTACGACGCGACCGAAAGCGAAACGCGCATGGCCGCGCTCGCCGATGCCGAGGCAGAAGCCAAGCGCGCGTTCGATGCGCTGTCCGGGCTGATCGAGGCCGCGCCGATCCCGATGTGGTTCCGCCGCGAGGATCTCTCGCTGCTGCTGGTCAACACCGCCTATGTCCGCGCGGTCGGCGGGCAGGATGCGGCGGACGTGGTGCAGGCGGGGCAGGAGCTGGTCGAAACCATCGACGGGCTCACCCCGATGGCGGTCGCCGCGCGCGCGATCGAGAGCAACGCGCCCTCGAGCCGCACCGTCACCACCACGATTGCCGGAACCCGCCGCGCGATGGAGATCGTCGATCTGCCGATCAGGGGCAGGGGCGTTGCGGGGTATGCGATCGATGTCCACGATCTCATCCTCGCGCGACAGGCAACCGACCGGTTCCGCGATGCGCAGCGCGACATGCTCGACAACCTTTCGGCAGGCGTGGCGCAGTTCGACGCGCAGCGCCGTCTGATCTTCGTCAACCAGCCGTTCGTGCGAATGTTCGCACTCAAGCCGCAATGGCTACAGGACGGGCTGGAGTTCGAACGGCTGATCGACCGGATGCGCGAGGCGGGGCGGGTGCCCGAGGTCCGCGATTTCCCCGTCTGGCGCGACGAGAAGCGCGAATGGTTCCATTCGGCCGAGCCCAAGGAAGAGGTCTGGCTGATCCCCGATGGCACGCACCTGCGCGCCATTGCCCAGCCCACCCCCGACAACGGCCTGCTGCTGGTGTTCGAGGATCGGACCGAGCAGGTGCAGCTGGCGAGCGCACGCGACACATTGCTGCGCGTGCGCACCGCGACCTTCAACAACCTGTTCGAGGCGCTGGCGGTGTTCACATCGGATGGCCGGTTGCATCTGTGGAATACGCGGTTCGGTGCGGTGTGGGATGTCGAGGAGGGCGTGCTCGCCCAGCATCCGCGTGCCGACGAGCTGCTCAAGGCGATAGCGCCGCGCCTCAAGCGGCCTGCACAGATATCCGCGCTGCGCGAGGTCATCCGCGCAGCAACGCTCGACCGGGTGCAGCGCGCGGGCCAGCTGGTGATGAAGGATGGCCGGGTGTTCGATTTCGTCGGCATCCCGCTGCCCGATGCCAGCGCATTGTTCACGATGATCGACGTGTCCGACGCCAAGAAGATGGAAGACGCGCTGCGTGAGCGCAACGAGGCTCTGGTCGAGGCGGATGCGATCAAGACGCGGTTCCTCGCCAACATGAGCTACGAATTCCGCACCCCGCTGACTTCGATCGGCGGCTTTGCCGAGCTGCTCGCGAGCGGCGTAGCGGGCCCGCTGTCCGAACAGGGCCAGGATTATGCCAAGGCGATCATCGATTCGGTCGAACGGTTGTCGGCGCAGATCAACATGGTGCTCGATCTCAGCCAGAGCCAGGCAGGCACTCTGCCGCTGAAGCTCGAGCTGACCGATATCGGAGCGCTGCTGGTCGATGTCGCAAAGGGTGCGGCTGGGCTTGCGGGCGGTCGCAACATCGCGCTCGAACTCGACGTAAAGGGCCAGCCCGGCAGCGCCGAGGTCGATCGTGCGCGCTTCGGCCAGGCGATTGCCGCGGTGGTCGACAATGCCCTGCGCTATACGCAGGAGGGTGGCCGGGTACTGCTGCTGGGTGACCGGTTCCGTGGCAAGTTGCGGATCGTGGTGTCCGACAACGGCCCCGGGCTTGACGCCCGCGCGCAGGCGCGCGCGCTCGATGGCGTGTTGCAGGCAGACGAGGCGGGCGGAAAACCGTTGCAGAAGCGCTCCGGGCTTGGTCTGCCGCTGGCGAAGAACCTGATCGAGGCGCATGGCGGCAGGATGGAGCTGATGAGCGAGCCCGGCGCGGGAACGATCGTCACGATCCTGATGCCATGA
- a CDS encoding amidohydrolase family protein has translation MPALAQGKPADKTASWDVNAPPMKTRTIPIKVDEGTWMNLDVSPDGSRIVFDLLGDIYTMPMSGGAATRIAEGLAYEQHPRFSPDGSRIAFTSDRGGGDNIWVMNADGSDKRQLTKETFRLLNNPSWSPDGQYIVARKHFTTGRSLGTGELWLYHISGGNGVPLVKRPSEVHQKELGEPMFAPDGKGIFYSKDATGGPIFEYAQDSNGQLFVIERYDMVTGKVERVTGGPGGAARPQPSPDGRYLAFVRRERAKTKLYVRDMQTGEERKIYDAMDRDVQETWAVHGVYPNMGWTPDSGKVIFWAGGKIHSVDVASGGESVIPFSINDTRTIIDPIRPQKPVAPDTVAVTMPRFASVSPDGSRMVFEALGKLHQQPASGGSVQPLVSNGGSDFELFPSYSRDGSQIVYVSWDDARLGELRVVGAGGGEARTISKTPGHYRRPQFSPDGRSVVYEAGGGGGLTSDAWGAAPGIYLVDIASGETRRITPDGGEPHFGATSDRVYFSRGAGGKLALVSTDLNGEAERTHASGEMVSGYALAPDGRTLAFRQNYAAFVMPFMAGAVDLGAGRGGGALPAVQVSEGGATFLQWSHGGRQLNWSLGPVVYSADPARAIAPGPVGKADAKFAAPKTGVAINVTAPADKPSGTVAFTNARIVTMANDAGGIIERGTVVVRDNRILAVGANVAVPAGAQTVDVAGKTIIPGLIDAHAHGPQGQDDIIPQQNWNAVAHLALGVTTIHDPSNSAAEIFPAASYQRAGKYLAPRIFSTGEIVYGAKAAGVFAEIDSLADARAHTTRLKLQGAHSVKNYNQPRRDQRQQVVAAAQADNLASVAEGGSLFGMDISLIADGNTTLEHNIPMETLYEDVRSFFAQSKVGYTPTLVVTYGGPAADPYWRSHMDVWSHPILSRHVPRRRLEATSVRREIAPEEDYSDTASAREALALARRGVPVGIGAHGQEEGLASHWELWSFVKGGMTPLEALRTATISGARSLGFDKDIGSIEPGKLADMVIIDGDPVADIRQSDKITHVMLNGRLYDVPTMNETVTGTAMLKKWYWEK, from the coding sequence GGCTGGCCTATGAGCAGCACCCGCGCTTCTCGCCCGATGGCAGCCGCATCGCCTTCACCTCGGATCGCGGCGGCGGCGACAACATCTGGGTCATGAACGCCGATGGTTCGGACAAGCGCCAGCTGACCAAGGAGACGTTCCGGCTGCTCAACAACCCCAGCTGGAGCCCCGACGGCCAGTATATCGTCGCGCGCAAGCACTTCACCACCGGGCGCTCGCTGGGCACCGGCGAGCTTTGGCTTTACCACATCAGCGGCGGAAACGGCGTTCCGCTGGTCAAGCGCCCCAGCGAAGTCCACCAGAAGGAGCTTGGCGAGCCGATGTTCGCGCCCGATGGCAAGGGTATCTTCTACAGCAAAGATGCCACCGGCGGTCCGATCTTCGAATACGCGCAGGATTCCAACGGCCAGCTCTTCGTGATCGAACGCTATGACATGGTCACCGGCAAGGTCGAGCGGGTGACGGGCGGTCCCGGCGGCGCGGCCCGGCCCCAGCCATCGCCTGATGGCCGCTACCTCGCCTTCGTCCGGCGCGAACGCGCCAAGACCAAGCTCTACGTTCGCGACATGCAGACCGGCGAAGAGCGCAAGATCTATGACGCAATGGACCGCGACGTCCAGGAAACCTGGGCGGTGCATGGCGTCTATCCGAACATGGGCTGGACCCCGGACAGCGGCAAGGTGATCTTCTGGGCGGGCGGCAAGATCCACTCGGTTGATGTGGCGAGCGGTGGCGAGAGCGTGATCCCGTTCAGCATCAACGACACCCGTACGATCATCGACCCTATTCGCCCGCAAAAACCCGTCGCCCCCGATACCGTGGCGGTGACGATGCCGCGCTTTGCCAGCGTCTCGCCCGATGGCAGCCGCATGGTGTTCGAGGCGCTGGGCAAGCTCCACCAGCAGCCCGCCAGCGGCGGTTCGGTGCAGCCGCTGGTCAGCAATGGCGGCAGCGATTTCGAGCTGTTCCCGTCCTATTCGCGCGATGGCAGCCAGATCGTCTATGTCAGCTGGGACGATGCCCGGCTGGGCGAGCTCCGCGTCGTAGGCGCAGGCGGCGGCGAGGCTCGGACGATCAGCAAGACGCCGGGGCACTATCGGCGTCCGCAATTCTCGCCCGATGGCCGCTCGGTGGTCTATGAAGCCGGCGGCGGGGGTGGCCTGACGTCGGACGCCTGGGGCGCGGCGCCTGGCATCTATCTGGTCGATATCGCCAGCGGTGAGACCCGCCGGATCACGCCCGATGGCGGCGAACCGCATTTTGGCGCGACATCCGACCGGGTATATTTCAGCCGCGGTGCGGGCGGCAAGCTCGCGCTGGTCAGCACCGATCTTAACGGCGAAGCCGAGCGCACGCATGCAAGCGGCGAGATGGTCAGCGGCTATGCGCTGGCCCCCGACGGCCGCACGCTTGCCTTCCGCCAGAATTACGCTGCGTTCGTGATGCCGTTCATGGCAGGCGCGGTAGATCTGGGCGCAGGCCGGGGCGGCGGGGCGCTGCCTGCGGTGCAGGTGAGCGAGGGCGGGGCGACCTTCCTCCAATGGAGCCATGGTGGCCGCCAGCTCAATTGGTCGCTGGGGCCCGTCGTCTATTCGGCCGATCCGGCGCGCGCGATCGCACCGGGCCCGGTTGGCAAGGCGGACGCAAAGTTCGCAGCGCCCAAGACCGGCGTCGCGATCAATGTCACCGCACCGGCGGACAAGCCTTCGGGCACGGTCGCGTTCACCAATGCGCGCATCGTGACGATGGCGAATGACGCAGGCGGCATCATCGAACGCGGCACTGTGGTGGTGCGCGATAACCGTATCCTTGCGGTGGGAGCGAACGTCGCTGTCCCGGCAGGCGCGCAGACCGTGGATGTCGCGGGCAAGACCATCATCCCCGGGTTGATCGATGCGCATGCGCACGGCCCGCAGGGGCAGGACGACATCATTCCGCAGCAGAACTGGAATGCGGTTGCGCATCTCGCGCTGGGGGTCACCACAATTCACGATCCCAGCAACTCGGCGGCGGAAATCTTCCCCGCCGCCAGCTATCAGCGCGCGGGCAAATATCTTGCACCGCGGATCTTCTCGACCGGCGAGATCGTCTATGGCGCAAAGGCCGCAGGGGTTTTTGCCGAGATCGACAGCCTCGCCGATGCCCGAGCGCACACCACGCGGCTGAAACTGCAGGGCGCGCACAGCGTCAAGAACTACAACCAGCCCCGGCGCGATCAGCGCCAGCAGGTGGTCGCAGCGGCGCAGGCCGACAACCTGGCCAGCGTCGCCGAGGGCGGATCATTGTTCGGGATGGACATCTCGCTGATTGCCGATGGCAACACCACGCTGGAACACAACATTCCGATGGAGACGCTGTACGAGGATGTCCGCAGCTTCTTCGCGCAGAGCAAGGTTGGTTACACACCGACTTTGGTGGTGACCTATGGCGGTCCGGCGGCTGACCCCTATTGGCGCAGCCATATGGATGTCTGGAGCCACCCTATCCTGAGCAGACACGTTCCGCGCCGCCGTCTCGAGGCAACGTCTGTGCGCCGCGAGATTGCGCCCGAGGAGGATTATTCCGATACCGCATCGGCGCGTGAAGCGCTGGCGCTGGCGCGGCGCGGGGTCCCCGTGGGCATCGGCGCGCACGGCCAGGAAGAAGGGCTCGCATCGCACTGGGAGCTGTGGAGCTTCGTCAAGGGCGGCATGACCCCGCTCGAGGCGCTGCGCACCGCAACCATCAGCGGGGCTCGCTCGCTGGGCTTCGACAAGGACATCGGGTCGATCGAGCCGGGCAAGCTCGCGGACATGGTGATCATCGATGGCGACCCGGTTGCCGATATCCGCCAGTCCGACAAGATCACCCACGTCATGCTCAACGGGCGGCTCTACGACGTGCCGACGATGAACGAGACCGTGACCGGCACTGCGATGCTGAAGAAGTGGTACTGGGAAAAGTAG